In one Pseudomonas sp. 31-12 genomic region, the following are encoded:
- a CDS encoding DUF2790 domain-containing protein, protein MNIRTLLMTSALACTAFTGLAQANDTSSSQATPYHYGMPLNIGKVVALTEPNTLECKVITADMKYVDTSGKPEEISYRKLSDACSYQN, encoded by the coding sequence ATGAACATCCGTACGCTGCTGATGACTTCCGCCCTCGCCTGCACCGCATTTACCGGTCTTGCGCAGGCCAATGACACGTCGTCCTCGCAAGCCACCCCCTATCACTACGGCATGCCGTTGAACATCGGCAAAGTGGTCGCCCTGACTGAACCGAACACACTGGAATGCAAAGTGATCACGGCCGACATGAAGTACGTCGACACGTCAGGCAAACCCGAAGAAATCAGCTACCGGAAGCTTTCTGACGCGTGCAGTTATCAGAACTGA
- a CDS encoding lipase family protein, translated as MEPKASCKPLLGEKSQACPLRGDWISFQVVDETGSGKPYAGLAYVLVDSARQEYPGVLDGNGSAKIFNHYQGPVVLTLNAPCSGADEYYKALSQRKKYPLPITQFQVNAEQTRFVRKDGLRVENNPAKAGADQFFHVEVRDLVKKSAHLPPRSEKKYPPNYNLLKVMGDIGFGPEESELFGVALLPNKHTVLEVRPLRAFRPMLSKDKEFSALNLYQLSLFASLSYANFGQEPPEQPTDTIKFPLNPSVGNLFGNELASFREAWKINAAQTTRYYPLYEDVPYSKRFEILPFDPTLYDQNKTGLGLAQEHPAKWHFFDDSEIEGGTNTQAFITHHDAVILISIRGTLELVDFVRDTDAEQVPFEEGVGKTHQGFYTAYKAMSTFIQVYLEQFYTGQKIIICGHSLGGAIATLLAEALRRSPNAYDILLYTYGSPRAGDADFVNGAADLAHHRMVNSNDPIPSVPAPWMNTRKSIWMPGVVLSFVTAPLGALIFAIGLSRTGGAPYEHQGNLHHFMPVHFKGREQSAVLWDPGCDSIEEAACTKALKKFGDMPDRDAFVMQLFQMSDHYMVPSYIPYAWATLRRWQQTQESGTTVVTKTEYDQVYYQLQEMQERLKAKEAELRFAYQSDRRQYQQEANVLRAEIGRLDTSRQRIHTLSFLKLVPEDIYGSATQAPEHKINVDRWMAKKENSVEVQLAMIPDASSSDLRTA; from the coding sequence ATGGAGCCGAAGGCATCATGCAAGCCTTTATTGGGTGAAAAATCACAAGCCTGCCCACTGAGAGGCGATTGGATCAGTTTCCAAGTGGTGGACGAGACAGGCAGCGGCAAACCCTATGCTGGTCTTGCCTATGTATTAGTGGACAGTGCGCGCCAAGAATACCCAGGTGTATTGGATGGCAACGGATCTGCCAAGATTTTCAATCATTACCAAGGACCGGTGGTTCTGACTCTGAATGCGCCATGTTCAGGAGCTGACGAATATTACAAAGCTCTTTCGCAACGGAAAAAATATCCATTACCCATCACTCAGTTCCAAGTCAACGCTGAACAAACCCGTTTTGTTCGAAAAGATGGCTTACGTGTCGAAAACAACCCAGCAAAGGCCGGTGCTGATCAGTTCTTCCACGTTGAAGTTCGAGACCTAGTGAAAAAAAGTGCTCACCTCCCTCCTAGGTCCGAAAAAAAATATCCACCGAATTACAATTTGTTAAAAGTCATGGGCGATATCGGTTTCGGGCCCGAGGAGTCCGAACTATTTGGCGTGGCGCTATTACCCAATAAACACACAGTGCTTGAAGTCCGTCCACTCCGCGCTTTTCGCCCCATGTTATCGAAAGACAAAGAATTCAGCGCCTTAAATTTATATCAACTTTCACTGTTCGCCAGCTTGAGCTATGCCAACTTTGGTCAAGAGCCGCCTGAACAGCCAACTGACACTATAAAATTCCCTCTCAACCCTAGCGTCGGAAATCTTTTTGGTAATGAACTGGCTAGTTTCCGAGAGGCTTGGAAGATCAACGCAGCCCAAACTACCCGCTACTACCCGCTTTATGAAGATGTGCCTTACTCAAAGCGCTTCGAGATTTTGCCGTTCGATCCAACACTCTATGATCAAAACAAAACTGGATTGGGCTTAGCTCAGGAACATCCAGCAAAATGGCATTTTTTTGATGATAGTGAAATAGAAGGTGGTACTAATACACAGGCATTCATAACTCACCATGACGCAGTCATTCTAATATCCATTCGCGGAACTCTGGAGCTCGTAGACTTTGTGCGAGACACCGATGCGGAGCAAGTACCGTTTGAAGAAGGTGTTGGCAAAACGCACCAAGGTTTCTACACAGCCTATAAGGCGATGAGCACCTTCATTCAAGTCTATCTTGAGCAGTTTTATACTGGGCAAAAGATCATTATTTGCGGACATAGCCTAGGCGGGGCAATCGCGACGTTACTCGCAGAAGCATTACGACGCAGTCCAAATGCGTACGACATATTGCTTTATACCTACGGCTCGCCACGAGCCGGTGACGCCGACTTCGTCAACGGCGCGGCAGACTTGGCCCATCACCGCATGGTCAACAGCAACGACCCTATTCCAAGTGTTCCCGCGCCCTGGATGAACACTCGCAAAAGTATCTGGATGCCCGGCGTGGTCCTCAGTTTTGTCACCGCCCCTTTAGGCGCACTTATTTTCGCTATAGGCCTGTCGCGAACTGGCGGTGCTCCATACGAACACCAGGGTAATCTGCACCATTTCATGCCCGTTCATTTTAAAGGGCGCGAGCAATCCGCGGTTCTCTGGGACCCAGGTTGCGACTCTATCGAAGAGGCGGCTTGCACCAAGGCATTGAAAAAGTTCGGCGATATGCCCGACCGTGATGCTTTTGTGATGCAACTGTTCCAGATGAGCGATCACTACATGGTGCCCTCCTACATTCCGTACGCTTGGGCAACATTGCGCCGCTGGCAGCAAACCCAGGAAAGCGGGACTACCGTGGTTACCAAAACAGAGTACGACCAGGTTTACTACCAATTGCAAGAGATGCAGGAGCGGCTGAAGGCGAAAGAAGCTGAACTGAGGTTCGCTTACCAATCTGACCGTCGGCAGTACCAGCAAGAGGCAAATGTGTTGAGAGCAGAAATTGGACGGCTTGATACATCAAGACAACGGATTCACACCCTTAGCTTCCTCAAACTAGTGCCTGAGGACATCTACGGCTCCGCCACTCAAGCGCCGGAACATAAAATCAACGTAGATCGCTGGATGGCAAAAAAAGAAAACAGTGTCGAGGTCCAGCTCGCGATGATTCCTGATGCAAGCAGCAGTGACCTGAGGACAGCGTAG